From Verrucomicrobiia bacterium, a single genomic window includes:
- a CDS encoding multicopper oxidase domain-containing protein has translation MTIPAIPPLPSCHRSRFPKALLGFIPILGLLLTVWLRAGAHGPGGGHTPEPSAPNPLISAKPVTNLSLFVAELLIPPTATPASVSPEGYLVYEIRMRTNLHPFHPDLPAVPIWGYSHSPDLPGLSPGPTIQATGGVPVIVRWINELPDQYPDWIPADTRNHGVPNQDVRNVVHLHGGANRPLFDGHPTYWFRPGVTTNYLYDNIDLSHDADGETLWYHDHAIGVTANNVYAGLAGFYFLRNPEFEAAMRFPAGDFEVPLVFQDRDIQIDVHPPTLLSDLASTNANPWHYLPVVNGRIAPYFEVEPRRYRFRILNGCNFRTIGLVLQTQTDASPPVQTNVPLYQIGTDDGFLPAPVVIPATHGFLPTLRLMPGARVDVIVDFTDWNGFTNIVLANDVEPGSFAEPPGEPRNVLGGAFLQFRVVKPLSEPDTSRIPDVIHENPLTAADLAQRSVRTRRITLDIRPEQPAPGLKFDTDHHLFAILNMMNFDEPVTENPRAGDVETWEFLNLTGVAHPMHVHLLDFLVLNRTRFRDFQGSDPTYVPGGVANYILDRRNGTLKDLSAYLDATASGTRPPQANEMGPKDVVHAAPWTVTRVVMQWPTNEIFFGPYVYHCHILDHEDNDMMRPLELRPPLPPDTLWTGFDRIDNSWSIEVGTRSGVTYDVQASDDLVTWQSIGSQAGTGMTLYLTDPAADAPFRFYRATLTP, from the coding sequence ATGACCATCCCTGCCATCCCACCTCTGCCGTCCTGCCACCGGTCCCGCTTTCCCAAGGCACTCCTCGGTTTCATTCCCATCCTCGGCCTCCTCCTGACGGTCTGGCTTCGAGCCGGAGCCCATGGACCCGGAGGCGGGCACACGCCTGAGCCCTCCGCGCCCAATCCCCTCATCTCGGCGAAACCCGTCACCAACCTCAGCCTGTTCGTCGCCGAACTCCTTATCCCCCCGACCGCCACCCCCGCCTCGGTCTCGCCCGAAGGATACCTGGTCTATGAGATCCGGATGCGCACCAACCTCCACCCGTTCCATCCGGACCTCCCGGCGGTCCCGATCTGGGGCTATTCGCACTCCCCCGATCTCCCCGGTCTGTCCCCCGGCCCCACCATCCAGGCCACCGGCGGCGTGCCGGTGATCGTGCGATGGATCAATGAACTCCCCGACCAGTACCCCGACTGGATCCCCGCCGACACCCGCAACCACGGCGTGCCCAACCAGGATGTCCGCAACGTCGTTCACCTCCACGGCGGCGCGAACCGACCCCTCTTCGACGGCCATCCCACCTACTGGTTCCGCCCCGGTGTCACCACCAATTACCTCTACGACAACATTGACCTGTCCCACGATGCCGATGGCGAAACCCTCTGGTACCACGACCACGCCATCGGCGTCACCGCCAACAATGTCTATGCCGGCCTCGCCGGTTTCTATTTCCTCCGCAACCCGGAGTTCGAGGCGGCCATGCGCTTCCCGGCCGGCGACTTCGAGGTGCCCCTCGTCTTCCAGGACCGCGACATCCAGATCGATGTCCATCCGCCCACCCTCCTCTCCGATCTCGCCAGCACCAACGCCAACCCCTGGCATTACCTCCCCGTCGTCAATGGTCGCATCGCCCCCTACTTCGAGGTCGAACCCCGCCGCTACCGCTTCCGCATCCTCAATGGCTGCAACTTCCGCACCATCGGCCTCGTGCTCCAGACCCAGACCGACGCGTCGCCCCCGGTCCAGACCAACGTCCCCCTCTACCAGATCGGCACCGATGACGGCTTCCTCCCCGCCCCGGTCGTCATCCCCGCCACCCATGGATTCCTGCCCACCCTTCGCCTCATGCCCGGCGCCCGGGTGGATGTGATCGTCGATTTCACCGACTGGAACGGCTTCACCAACATCGTCCTCGCCAACGATGTCGAGCCCGGCAGCTTCGCCGAGCCGCCCGGAGAACCCCGCAATGTCCTCGGCGGCGCCTTCCTCCAGTTCCGCGTGGTGAAACCCCTCTCCGAACCCGACACCAGCCGCATCCCCGACGTCATCCACGAAAATCCCCTCACCGCCGCGGACCTCGCCCAACGGTCCGTCCGCACCCGCCGCATCACCCTCGATATCCGCCCCGAACAACCCGCGCCGGGCCTGAAGTTCGACACCGACCATCACCTGTTCGCCATCCTCAACATGATGAACTTCGATGAGCCGGTCACCGAGAACCCCCGCGCCGGAGACGTCGAGACCTGGGAGTTCCTCAATCTCACCGGCGTCGCCCACCCGATGCATGTGCATCTCCTCGATTTCCTCGTCCTCAACCGCACCCGCTTCCGGGACTTCCAGGGCAGCGACCCCACCTATGTCCCGGGCGGCGTCGCCAATTACATCCTCGACCGCCGCAACGGCACCCTCAAGGACCTCTCCGCCTACCTCGACGCCACCGCCTCCGGCACCCGGCCGCCCCAGGCCAACGAAATGGGCCCCAAGGATGTCGTCCATGCCGCCCCCTGGACCGTCACCCGCGTCGTGATGCAATGGCCCACCAACGAAATCTTCTTCGGCCCCTACGTGTACCACTGTCACATCCTCGATCATGAGGACAACGACATGATGCGGCCCCTTGAACTCCGACCGCCCCTGCCTCCGGATACCCTCTGGACCGGGTTCGACCGGATCGACAACTCCTGGTCGATCGAGGTCGGCACCCGCTCCGGCGTGACCTACGACGTCCAGGCCTCCGACGACCTTGTCACCTGGCAATCCATCGGGAGTCAGGCCGGCACGGGCATGACGCTCTATCTCACCGACCCCGCCGCAGACGCCCCGTTCCGCTTCTACCGCGCCACCCTCACGCCCTGA
- the gcvT gene encoding glycine cleavage system aminomethyltransferase GcvT: MLQRTPLHPAHLQLGARMVDFGGWEMPVQYSGIRDEHLAVRSAAGLFDISHMGEIEAAGPDAEAFLNGLLTNDLRKLTPGAGQYTLLCLPDGGVLDDLFAYRTGPDAYLLIVNATRVAADFAWIGQRLAESGLGQGVRLTNASADLSALALQGPLTPSFIDEVLPPSASAPGDATPLRASQLPRNRIARHTFRGQPVWCARTGYTGEDGFELVAPNAIVAELWNVCLDAGRPHGLKPCGLGARDTLRTEMGFPLYGQELTGQRTPIEAGLDVFVALDKPDFCGREPMIRQKQQGLSHRRVAFRMTGTGAPPPRPHYPIRDQAEGGVLLGETTSGTLSPSLGTGIGMAYLPTAFATPGQAVWIEIRGRRYPAEIARRPLYCRPSGKSA, encoded by the coding sequence ATGTTGCAGAGGACGCCCCTTCATCCCGCTCATCTCCAGCTCGGCGCCCGCATGGTCGATTTCGGCGGCTGGGAAATGCCGGTCCAGTACTCCGGCATCCGCGACGAACACCTCGCGGTCCGATCCGCCGCCGGCCTCTTCGACATCTCCCACATGGGCGAGATCGAGGCCGCCGGTCCGGACGCGGAAGCGTTCCTGAACGGCCTCCTCACCAACGATCTCCGCAAACTCACCCCGGGCGCCGGCCAGTACACCCTGCTCTGCCTCCCCGACGGCGGGGTCCTCGATGACCTCTTCGCCTATCGCACCGGCCCCGACGCCTACCTTCTCATCGTCAACGCCACCCGCGTCGCCGCCGACTTCGCCTGGATCGGGCAGCGCCTGGCCGAATCCGGCCTCGGGCAAGGCGTGCGGCTGACGAACGCCTCCGCCGACCTGTCCGCCCTGGCCCTCCAGGGACCGCTCACGCCGTCGTTCATCGACGAGGTGCTCCCGCCCTCCGCCTCCGCCCCAGGGGATGCCACCCCCCTCCGCGCCTCCCAACTCCCCCGCAATCGCATCGCCCGCCACACCTTTCGCGGCCAACCCGTCTGGTGCGCCCGCACCGGATATACGGGCGAGGATGGCTTCGAGCTGGTCGCCCCGAATGCGATCGTTGCCGAACTCTGGAACGTCTGCCTCGACGCCGGCCGCCCCCACGGCCTCAAACCCTGCGGTCTGGGCGCCCGGGACACCCTCCGCACCGAGATGGGCTTCCCGCTCTACGGCCAGGAATTGACCGGGCAGCGCACCCCCATCGAAGCCGGGCTCGATGTCTTCGTGGCCCTCGACAAGCCGGACTTCTGCGGCCGCGAACCGATGATCCGCCAGAAGCAGCAAGGCCTGTCCCATCGCCGCGTCGCCTTCCGCATGACCGGCACCGGCGCCCCCCCTCCCCGCCCCCACTATCCCATCCGGGACCAGGCGGAAGGCGGCGTTCTTCTGGGCGAAACCACCAGCGGCACGCTCAGTCCCTCCCTCGGTACCGGCATTGGCATGGCCTACCTCCCCACCGCCTTCGCCACCCCCGGTCAGGCCGTCTGGATCGAGATCCGCGGACGCCGATACCCCGCCGAAATCGCGCGCCGACCTCTCTATTGCCGTCCGTCCGGCAAGTCGGCATGA
- a CDS encoding SurA N-terminal domain-containing protein, whose translation MFQFIRKNQAIGLIFIGIVIVSFVIFFSPNQPGMGGGGVPRGALGSIGGRAIDYDDYMAALKEARLGYWLREGEWPTGSGRGWDEETQVINRLFLLDEARRLGIEVTDEVAAARIVELPFLRDERTGTFNRAAYEQFLGVILQQGGLARTDFERFMRREVALQHLVQLTGMSGALVPPREAEARYLEANRQYSGSVVVFAASNYVAQVDLSPDAIGRHYTNRMAEYRIPERMVVRYVRFAATQFMAEAETEFNTSTNFAQMIDAAIQQRDAETFRDAEGNPQSPEAARTDMTEEFKRNLALSLARRKANEFANRLYQMEPVPDSLDRLAEELGMEAQRSFPFNAFEPAPGMRVPSTFNRAAFALSAEEPFATPVIGEEAVYVYAFDRRIPPDVQPLELVWDRVTESLRRSESRSLAEAAGRAFAAAAQAAVAEGKSFEEASAEAGYAAIPVDRFARSTVSLPQLGLRPTVSELLRVAESLDVGKISGFTSSFDGGFVLFLGSKEPAPEEELRRELPEFLSQARQLGRFSAFMEWERKRFAAADVRFPGRSGAGSETAAAPMTGAQ comes from the coding sequence ATGTTCCAGTTCATCCGCAAGAACCAAGCGATCGGGCTGATCTTCATCGGGATCGTGATCGTCAGCTTTGTGATCTTCTTCTCGCCCAACCAGCCGGGCATGGGCGGTGGGGGGGTGCCACGCGGGGCCCTGGGGAGCATCGGGGGCCGGGCCATCGACTACGACGACTACATGGCGGCGCTGAAAGAGGCGCGCCTCGGGTACTGGCTGCGCGAAGGCGAGTGGCCGACGGGCAGCGGTCGGGGCTGGGACGAGGAGACGCAGGTGATCAACCGGCTGTTCCTGCTGGACGAGGCGCGACGGTTGGGAATCGAGGTGACCGACGAGGTGGCGGCGGCGCGGATCGTGGAGCTGCCCTTTTTGCGGGATGAACGGACAGGGACCTTCAACCGGGCGGCGTACGAGCAGTTTCTGGGGGTGATCTTGCAGCAGGGGGGGCTGGCACGGACGGACTTCGAGCGGTTCATGCGGCGCGAGGTGGCATTGCAGCATCTGGTTCAACTGACGGGAATGAGCGGGGCCCTGGTGCCGCCGCGGGAGGCCGAGGCCCGGTACCTGGAGGCGAACCGGCAGTATTCCGGGTCGGTGGTGGTCTTCGCGGCGAGCAATTACGTCGCCCAGGTGGATCTGAGCCCGGACGCCATCGGGCGGCATTACACGAACCGGATGGCGGAGTACCGGATTCCCGAGCGGATGGTGGTGCGGTATGTGCGGTTTGCGGCGACCCAATTCATGGCCGAGGCGGAGACGGAGTTCAACACCAGCACCAATTTCGCGCAGATGATCGATGCAGCCATTCAGCAGCGCGATGCTGAGACATTCCGGGATGCCGAGGGCAATCCGCAGTCGCCGGAGGCGGCCCGGACGGACATGACGGAGGAGTTCAAGCGTAACCTGGCGCTGAGCCTGGCCCGGCGGAAGGCAAACGAATTTGCGAACCGGCTGTACCAGATGGAGCCGGTGCCCGATTCGCTCGACCGTCTGGCGGAGGAATTGGGGATGGAGGCGCAGCGGAGTTTTCCGTTCAACGCCTTCGAGCCGGCACCGGGAATGAGGGTGCCATCCACCTTCAACCGGGCCGCCTTCGCCCTGTCGGCGGAGGAGCCGTTTGCCACGCCGGTGATTGGTGAAGAGGCGGTGTATGTGTATGCCTTCGACCGGCGGATCCCCCCCGATGTGCAGCCGCTGGAGCTGGTTTGGGACCGGGTGACGGAGTCGTTGCGGCGTTCGGAATCGCGTTCCCTGGCAGAGGCTGCTGGTCGGGCCTTTGCGGCGGCAGCACAAGCGGCCGTGGCCGAGGGGAAGAGCTTTGAGGAGGCGTCCGCCGAGGCGGGGTATGCGGCCATTCCCGTGGATCGGTTCGCGCGCTCGACGGTGAGCCTTCCGCAGCTTGGGCTGCGTCCGACGGTGTCAGAGCTCCTTCGGGTGGCGGAGAGTCTCGACGTGGGGAAGATCAGCGGGTTTACCTCGTCGTTCGATGGGGGATTTGTCCTCTTCCTGGGTTCGAAGGAACCGGCACCCGAGGAGGAATTGCGGCGCGAACTGCCGGAATTCCTGTCGCAGGCGCGGCAGTTGGGGCGATTCTCGGCCTTCATGGAGTGGGAAAGAAAGCGGTTCGCCGCGGCCGATGTGCGGTTCCCCGGGCGATCGGGCGCCGGGTCCGAGACCGCCGCCGCGCCGATGACCGGCGCGCAGTGA
- a CDS encoding RluA family pseudouridine synthase encodes MNDSSERPPACLKLSSPETREYWEVPVVFEDEHLLAVDKPSGLLTSPDRYDPQRPNLMGLLHAHIRRGVPWVRERGLTYLANAHRLDFETSGVLLLAKSKPVLTALADLFGSEKPIKTYHALAHGGPPEDAWTVEAKLGPHPTRPGVMRVHPKFGKRSRTDCRVITRFNGFVWLECRPLTGRTHQIRVHLQWAKCPIVGDALYGGGPLWLSEVKPGYRRSRNKEERPLMARVALHASILELAHPVTGEPTRMECPIPRDLRVALKYLERYALPGSLSGVAPTL; translated from the coding sequence ATGAACGATTCCTCGGAGCGCCCGCCGGCGTGCCTCAAACTTTCGTCCCCCGAGACCCGGGAGTATTGGGAGGTCCCGGTGGTGTTCGAGGATGAGCACCTGCTCGCGGTGGACAAGCCATCGGGTTTGCTCACCTCGCCGGATCGTTACGATCCGCAGCGGCCGAACCTGATGGGCCTCCTTCATGCCCACATTCGGCGGGGAGTTCCCTGGGTACGGGAGCGTGGCCTGACCTACCTTGCCAATGCCCACCGGCTCGACTTCGAGACTTCCGGGGTCCTGTTGCTGGCAAAGTCGAAACCTGTCCTCACCGCGCTGGCCGATCTGTTCGGGTCCGAGAAGCCGATCAAGACCTACCATGCCCTGGCGCATGGCGGGCCGCCCGAGGATGCATGGACGGTGGAGGCGAAGCTGGGTCCGCACCCAACGCGGCCCGGGGTGATGCGGGTGCATCCGAAGTTCGGCAAGCGAAGTCGCACCGACTGCCGGGTCATCACCCGATTCAACGGGTTCGTGTGGCTGGAATGCCGGCCGCTTACGGGTCGGACCCACCAGATCCGGGTGCATCTCCAATGGGCGAAGTGCCCGATCGTCGGGGATGCCCTGTACGGGGGTGGCCCGCTGTGGTTGTCGGAGGTCAAGCCGGGCTATCGGCGATCCCGGAACAAGGAGGAGCGACCATTGATGGCACGGGTGGCGCTGCATGCCTCGATATTGGAATTGGCCCATCCGGTGACGGGCGAACCGACGCGCATGGAATGCCCGATCCCCAGGGACCTCCGGGTCGCGCTCAAGTACCTCGAACGGTACGCCCTGCCGGGCTCGCTGTCGGGAGTTGCGCCGACGCTCTGA
- a CDS encoding glycoside hydrolase family 13: protein MSASKKISQEFRITAPTAMSVQLVGDFTSWKHAPVNLAKDATGVWKGSVALGPGEYHYRFLVDGQWRDDPECTLRVPNPYGSEDAVRRVG, encoded by the coding sequence ATGTCCGCATCCAAGAAGATCAGTCAGGAATTCCGCATCACCGCCCCCACGGCCATGAGTGTCCAGTTGGTGGGCGACTTCACCAGTTGGAAGCACGCCCCCGTCAATCTGGCCAAGGACGCCACCGGCGTCTGGAAGGGCAGCGTGGCCCTGGGGCCGGGCGAGTATCACTACCGCTTCCTGGTGGACGGCCAGTGGCGGGACGACCCGGAATGCACGCTGCGCGTCCCCAACCCCTACGGGTCCGAAGACGCCGTGCGCCGCGTGGGCTAG
- the purH gene encoding bifunctional phosphoribosylaminoimidazolecarboxamide formyltransferase/IMP cyclohydrolase — MPSIQHALLSVSDKAHLVPFATRLAAAGVTLISTGGTARALREAGLTVTELSDYTGFPEMLDGRVKTLHPKVHGGLLFRRDLPDHVAAAAAHGIEPIDLVVVNLYPFEATVARPGVTLEEAIENIDIGGPSMLRSAAKNHESVTVVTDPADYDLVATQIAERGETTLELRRRLAAKVFARTAAYDAAIARHLEGQADPHSVLPSHLSLAAPRVQTLRYGENPHQAAALYGRFPDFYRQLHGKELSYNNILDLTAAAALIAEFNGEAPTLAILKHTNPCGVGQGPSLLAAWENALATDRQAPFGGIIAANRPIDRPCAEAIAGIFSEVIVAPDFEAEAIEVLRSRKNLRLLRVLRDPVSEQPWDLRSVGAGSYLLQQRDADSPGPDSLKVVTRRAPTDSELRALRFGWRVVRHVKSNAIVYAGVDAAGHGRTLGVGAGQMSRVDASRIAVWKAGEAGLTLAGSVVCSDAFFPFPDGLVAAASAGATAAIQPGGSVRDAEVIRAADERDVAMIFTGVRHFRH; from the coding sequence ATGCCGAGCATTCAGCACGCCCTGCTTTCCGTTTCCGACAAGGCCCACCTGGTCCCGTTCGCCACCCGCCTGGCGGCGGCCGGGGTCACCCTGATCTCCACCGGCGGAACCGCCCGGGCCCTCCGCGAGGCGGGCCTGACGGTCACCGAACTCAGCGATTACACGGGCTTCCCCGAAATGCTCGACGGACGCGTCAAGACCCTCCACCCCAAGGTTCACGGCGGGCTTCTCTTCCGCCGCGACCTGCCCGATCACGTGGCCGCCGCCGCCGCCCATGGCATCGAACCCATCGACCTGGTGGTGGTGAATCTGTACCCCTTCGAGGCCACCGTGGCCCGACCCGGCGTCACCCTCGAGGAGGCCATCGAGAACATCGACATCGGCGGCCCCTCCATGCTCCGCAGCGCCGCCAAGAATCATGAGAGCGTCACTGTGGTCACCGACCCGGCCGATTACGACCTGGTCGCCACCCAGATCGCCGAACGCGGAGAAACGACCCTCGAACTCCGCCGCCGCCTCGCCGCCAAGGTCTTTGCCCGCACCGCCGCCTACGACGCCGCCATCGCCCGCCACCTCGAAGGCCAGGCCGACCCGCATTCCGTACTCCCGTCCCACCTCTCCCTTGCGGCGCCTCGGGTTCAAACCCTTCGCTACGGAGAGAACCCCCACCAGGCCGCCGCCTTGTATGGCCGGTTCCCCGATTTCTACCGCCAACTCCATGGCAAGGAACTCTCGTACAACAACATCCTCGACCTCACCGCCGCCGCCGCCCTGATCGCCGAATTCAACGGCGAGGCCCCCACTCTCGCCATCCTCAAGCACACCAACCCCTGCGGCGTGGGCCAGGGTCCGTCGCTCCTGGCCGCCTGGGAAAACGCCCTTGCCACGGATCGCCAGGCTCCGTTCGGCGGCATCATCGCCGCCAATCGCCCCATCGACCGACCCTGCGCCGAGGCCATCGCCGGGATCTTCAGCGAAGTGATCGTCGCCCCCGACTTTGAGGCGGAAGCGATCGAGGTCCTGCGCTCCCGCAAGAACCTGCGCCTGCTCCGGGTCCTTCGGGATCCCGTTTCGGAGCAACCCTGGGATCTCCGCAGCGTGGGCGCCGGCTCCTATCTCCTCCAGCAACGGGATGCCGATTCGCCAGGCCCAGACTCTCTCAAGGTCGTCACCCGCCGCGCCCCTACCGACTCCGAACTCCGTGCCCTCCGTTTCGGCTGGCGCGTGGTCCGCCACGTGAAGTCCAATGCCATCGTGTACGCCGGCGTCGATGCCGCCGGACACGGCCGCACCCTGGGCGTCGGCGCCGGACAAATGAGCCGGGTGGACGCCAGCCGGATCGCCGTCTGGAAGGCCGGGGAAGCCGGGCTTACCCTTGCCGGGAGCGTCGTCTGCAGCGACGCGTTCTTCCCCTTCCCCGACGGACTCGTGGCCGCCGCGTCAGCCGGTGCCACCGCGGCCATTCAGCCGGGCGGTTCCGTCCGCGACGCCGAGGTCATTCGCGCCGCAGACGAGCGGGATGTTGCCATGATCTTCACCGGCGTCCGCCACTTCCGGCATTGA
- a CDS encoding LysM peptidoglycan-binding domain-containing protein, which produces MLRTAAGRGGWRAWIPLALFAVGMVGCSPDMFMPASEDRDRHFQRARDAELLRDFEAAAAHYEQALERNPRLANAHLGFAALCEGPLGRYADAVYHYQRYLRLRPNDPRADDIRRRVTNCTERLATTVPLVVRSDAIARDLSDTRRENLALRTQVTQAVAYASYWSNEVRRLAAALPASADVRSGASQPPGAASGGALRAEARSSRGESPAGSVRTHRIQSGDTLIRLSRQYGVPLESLRRANPGVNERRLLPNTVLRIPER; this is translated from the coding sequence ATGTTACGGACTGCGGCGGGGCGGGGCGGGTGGCGCGCCTGGATCCCGCTGGCCCTTTTCGCGGTCGGAATGGTCGGATGCTCGCCGGATATGTTCATGCCGGCATCGGAGGATCGTGACCGGCATTTCCAGCGGGCGCGGGACGCGGAGTTGCTGCGGGATTTCGAGGCGGCGGCGGCGCACTACGAACAGGCTCTCGAACGGAATCCGCGACTGGCCAACGCTCACCTCGGTTTCGCCGCCCTGTGCGAGGGGCCGCTGGGGCGGTATGCCGATGCGGTCTATCACTACCAGCGGTACCTGCGCCTGCGCCCCAACGATCCGCGGGCGGACGACATCCGGCGTCGGGTGACCAATTGCACGGAACGCCTGGCGACGACGGTGCCGCTGGTGGTGCGCAGCGACGCGATTGCTCGAGATCTCAGCGACACGCGCCGGGAGAATCTTGCCTTGCGCACCCAGGTGACCCAGGCGGTGGCCTACGCCTCCTATTGGAGCAATGAGGTCCGTCGTCTGGCGGCCGCGCTTCCGGCCTCCGCAGATGTCCGGTCGGGCGCATCCCAGCCACCTGGTGCAGCGTCCGGGGGGGCTTTGCGTGCGGAGGCGCGGAGCAGTCGTGGAGAGTCCCCGGCAGGTTCCGTGCGGACGCATCGCATTCAATCGGGGGATACCCTGATACGGCTGTCGCGACAGTACGGAGTGCCGCTCGAGTCCCTTCGCAGGGCGAATCCCGGAGTGAACGAACGGCGTCTCCTGCCGAACACCGTCCTGCGGATTCCCGAGCGGTGA